Proteins from one Rhizoctonia solani chromosome 5, complete sequence genomic window:
- a CDS encoding high affinity nickel transport protein, which translates to MVRLDADHISAIDNATRGLIQLGQLSVTAGLYFSLGHSTIVVVVIVAIAISTDVYDRIGGVSDVGGIIGAAVSASFLFIVALVNSIILARILKQRKRRLNGEDVGPENSHSLALRILGPVTKFVNRSWKMYPVGVLFGLGFDTASSIALLAVTALAQRGADGAEMPRSHIVILPLLFTAGMTLVDSADSVLMLYSYADFPEKGFALFENQETSVSEHSSISSHSSTEAQPGPSTGVGTSTLPPSPKQSITSHPVLPDLERNSSADRRLQEGLGDDEYKITLTEQKTLDQAAKNTMSGLSIILTLLSILVAFSISLITIMGLIGENCDSCREAAEDPNGGGLAGSWWRGWARANDMSGFIGAAVVGCFVVIVAGWYGGRWFLRRQANRPAIQL; encoded by the exons ATGGTGC GTCTCGATGCTGATCACATCAG TGCTATAGATAACGCTACTCGCGGACTAATACAGCTCGGTCAACTCAGTGTCACTGCTGGACTTTATTTTTCGTTGGGGCATAGCACAATCGTGGTGGTCGTA atcgtggccattgccataTCGACGGATGTATACGATCGTATTGGAG GCGTTTCCGATGTTGGAGGTATCATTG GCGCGGCTGTCAGCGCATCGTTTCTCTTCATCGTCGCACTGGTCAATAGTATTATTCTAGCACGCATTTTGAAACAGCGGAAGCGG CGCCTGAACGGTGAGGACGTTGGCCCAGAGAATAGCCACTCTTTAGCACTGCGAATTCTGGGTCCAGTAACCAAGTTCGTGAATAGGTCTTGGAAG ATGTATCCAGTTGGAGTACTATTTGGGTTGGGGTTCGATACTGCATCTTCAATCGCGCTGCTTGCCGTCACTGCACTTGCTCAACGAGGTGCTGACGGCGCTGAAATGCCTCGTAGTCATATTGTGATATTACCG CTTCTCTTTACAGCAGGCATGACCCTCGTAGACTCTGCTGATTCTGTGTTGATGCTTTACTCCTACGCCGACTTTCCCGAGAAAGGGTTCGCGCTATTCGAGAATCAGGAGACTTCGGTTTCGGAGCATTCCTCGATATCTTCCCATTCTTCGACCGAGGCGCAACCTGGCCCTAGTACTGGCGTAGGAACAAGCACTTTACCACCCTCTCCTAAACAAAGCATTACTTCTCATCCGGTTCTCCCTGATCTCGAACGCAATAGTTCAGCCGATCGCAGATTACAAGAAGGCCTAGGAGATGACGAATACAAGATTACTCTTACGGAGCAAAAGACACTGGACCAGGCCGCAAAGAACACAATGTCAGGGCTGAGTATTATCCTCACCTTGCTCAGCATCCTGGTAGCTTTCAG TATCTCGCTGATCACGATCATGGGTCTTATTGGGGAGAATTGTGATTCGTGCCGCGAGGCAGCCGAAGATCCCAACGGTGGAGGCCTTGCCGGTAGTTGGTGGCGTGGCTGGGCAAGG GCAAACGACATGTCGGGTTTCATCGGGGCGGCAGTGGTTGGATGTTTTGTAGTTATAGTTGCAGGGTGGTACGGAGGAAGATGGTTCCTGCGAAGACAGGCAAATCGACCTGCCATACAGCTTTAA
- a CDS encoding 26S proteasome non-ATPase regulatory subunit 9: MASTQPTPARTPAQERALALMAERDQVDQQLQAHISILSSHGADMSTRLVDAQGFPRADIDITTVRAARVRVIELRNDRARLTDEIAQALVDVHSTAPLNSAAIKINGVNGISGPSPAGTPEPEASIQPQLLVPFARVDGVAPNSPAQQAGLQREDLILAFGV, from the exons ATGGCGTCTACTCAACCTACTCCTGCTCGTACTCCTGCTCAGGAACGGGCCTTGGCCCTGATGGCAGAGCGCGATCAGGTCGACCAACAACTTCaggcgcatatatctatCCTCTCATCTCATGGCGCAGATATGTCTACTAGGCTGGTTGATGCACAAGGTTTTCCAAGGGCAGACATCGATATTACAACCGTCCGAGCTGCGCGTGTACGCGTCATCGAACTACGAAATGATCGAGCTCGCCTAACCGATGAGATTGCCCAAGCCCTTGTGGATGTACATAGTACCGCACCTCTGAACTCTGCTGCAATCAAAATCAATGGTGTAAACGGTATCTCTGGACCTTCTCCTGCTGGTACTCCGGAGCCTGAGGCTTCAATACAGCCGCAATTACTTGTTCCATTTGCTCGAGTGGATGGTGTGGCCCCCAATAGCCCTGCGCAACAAGCG GGCCTGCAAAGGGAGGACCTCATTTTGGCATTCGGAGTTTGA
- a CDS encoding PQ-loop repeat-containing protein 1 — protein sequence MFITSDSDRLEASSVLGWISIACWIIVYSPQILENYRLKSGEGLSVGFVVIWLLGDIFNLVGGLMAGLIPTVIIVAVYYTICDVILLFQIYYYRWTHPVHPAALFLPRPPPNPNDIDSRPDEHSPLLRDQPPNNSASAQTVDNNVHDTFSRRALRYALLFGFVIGTGVVAWAINRLVHPRDGSEPIPPREDEVLEWRSQVLGYASAILYIGSRIPQILKNRETKCEGLSLALFMFAITGNLTYILSICVVSNSSQHILANASWLAGSGLTIFLDFIVLSQFYYYQNASKTLEVPA from the exons ATGTTTATTACTTCGGATAGCGATAGGCTAGAGGCTAGCAGTGTT CTTGGTTGGATTTCTATTGCGTGTTG GATCATCGTGTACTCTCCTCAGATACTTGAGAACTACAGACTAAAATCCGGCGAAGGCCTGAGTGTGGGGTTCGTAGTCATATGGCTTTTGGGAGATATCTTCAACCTCGTCGGAGGCCTAATGGCAGGCCTTATCCCCACTGTCATTATTGTTGCTGTCTAT TACACCATATGCGACGTCATCTTACTGTTCCAAATCTACTATTATAGATGGACACACCCCGTGCATCCAGCAGCGCTCTTCCTACCTCGTCCGCCTCCAAACCCCAACGATATAGATTCTAGGCCCGACGAACACTCTCCGCTGCTACGAGACCAACCGCCAAATAACTCGGCTTCAGCTCAAACGGTCGACAATAATGTACACGACACATTTTCTCGACGGGCTTTACGCTACGCACTCTTGTTTGGGTTCGTTATCGGCACTGGAGTGGTAGCCTGGGCGATTAATCGCCTCGTTCATCCGAGGGACGGCTCGGAGCCCATCCCACCCAGGGAAGATGAGGTTCTTGAATGGCGTAGCCAGGTTCTAGGATATGCTAGCGCCATATTATATA TTGGTTCAAGGATACCACAAATAT TGAAGAATCGCGAGACCAAGTGCGAGGGATTATCCTTGGCGCTTTTCATGTTTGCGATCACTGGGAACTTGACCTATATTTTGTCTATTTGTGTTGTTTCCAACTCCTCACAGCACATCTTGGCCAATGCCAGTTGGCTAGCAG GGAGTGGTTTGACCATATTTTTGGATTTCATA GTGCTTTCCCAGTTCTATTATTATCAAAACGCTTCCAAAACTCTCGAAGTGCCTGCATAG
- a CDS encoding SPFH domain / Band 7 family encodes MNPQQGRDAFARFAAQLQRQARAGGGGGPGRGLLGGGAGLLLLIGGGIALNASLFNVDGGHRAIKYSRFQGIRRDIYPEGTHLVLPWFETPIIFDIRAKPRSIASLTGTKDLQMVNITCRVLSRPNVNELPTIYRELGQEYDERVLPSIVNEVLKSVVAQFNASQLITQREMVSRLVRENLTRRALRFNLVLDDVSITHVAFSPEFTHAIAQQTALRAAFQVDQAIQEKQSIIVRAQGEARSAELIGEAVKKNKGFLELRRLEAARDIANILATSGNRVMLDAQSLLLNVTDDTKDLLTANKK; translated from the exons ATGAACCCACAACAAGGGCGTGATGCATTCGCAAGGTTTGCTGCTCAATTACAGAGACAAGCACGAGCTGGTGGTGGCGGGGGACCAGGCCGTGGCTTGCTAGGTGGCGGAGCTGGTTTACTATTGCTCATCGGTGGTGGTATTGCTCTGAATGCGAGTCTCTTCAACG TCGATGGGGGTCACCGCGCAATCAAATACTCCAG ATTCCAAGGTATACGCAGAGATATTTACCCGGAAGGTACACATCTAGTG TTGCCGTGGTTCGAAACTCCAATTATTTTCGACATTCGTGCAAAGCCAAGGAGCATCGCCAGTCTCACCGGAACAAAGGATCTACAAATGGTCAACATCACATGCCGTGTACTTTCTCGTCCAAACGTCAACGAGCTGCCCACGATTTATCGCGAATTAGGACAAGAATACGATGAACGTGTCTTGCCTTCCATCGTGAACGAAGTTCTCAAGAGTGTGGTCGCCCAGTTTAACGCCAGCCAATTGATTACCCAGCGAGAAATG GTTTCTCGACTTGTTCGGGAAAACCTTACTCGGCGAGCTCTCCGCTTCAATCTTGTGCTTGATGATGTTTCTATCACGCATGTGGCATTCTCTCCCGAGTTCACTCATGCT ATTGCTCAACAAACTGCTCTGAGAGCCGCATTCCAAGTCGACCAAGCCATTCAGGAGAAGCAGTCGATTATTGTCCGCGCACAAGGAGAGGCCCGATCAGCCGAGCTgattggtgaagctgtcaagAAGAACAAGGGCTTCCTCGAGCTGAGACGGCTGGAAGCTGCCCGAGATATCGCCAACATTCTTGCCACTAGCGGAAATCGCGTTATGCTGGACGCCCAAAGTCTTCTGCTAAACG TAACCGACGATACAAAAGATCTACTTACTGCAAACAAAAAGTGA
- a CDS encoding F-box-like domain-containing protein, which produces MDYLREEAEGIQWALSSPTSCASPIEFAVGSSQWSLKPIADSSCRQTPSITPPGDIPSGTGPQWTFQHVDSTLRNTILSHASRVSESSPTPFPISRKPSLPSSKERPSIVTDAPSPPVSEMGTRAPVPVGPTTPMFPPRERVRGLDSPVLGLLDTLIPLSPALSSSQLRLIPPRAWSPMPNSQLYPPPAGSGTSTPRPLPTFHTVVRSDSELKTEQEETPSLRQTLDSLDQRLCELLEERMLVQNRLARAASRLSPISRLPPELIARIFECGINIGGRPVLGSGTHGIFMDAVRRVCKLWREIAESTPCLWSSIIVDMHNPLESTEIRLRRSRCAPLDIQVVFTDRITSPGSVMGILMDAFDLLRPHMQRWRSLRVQVPGYAHARTVLRSFSGSVPRLQEFSLHVSTPKVARNIRELPWMLEETTSLTALSLSSVAFGWDNAALYFRNLTTIYLSDYWASSAPSSLQLLCLIDACSSTLTELTLRNMSDYDNEEEQLLLDELRYAPQINLPRLKRAVFYFSGCSRLSVLFSRLALPSLEHLEISYLDDASVPVGMLCEQKDGGLPLKTLVINSSLIVEEQLVQLLQRVPGLISLELVDCEDVSPFLLNELSNAQPWLCPNLRFLSIDGCTSVDSQAVRILVSSRLLESQKSMRQSELRNSAAPIQELHISRCLQISPDTVEWLKISPPSTRCVMLRALVDYGDDSEDDSNNEKGPVDTCIPDSRLMKRKNDSAHQPTTPPKKLKALPALDSSLFAPAPIDDPSKHQGRKRTIPGASCIIEEHCEIRAVRFDRLALAFRTYTRNNHLSRPVPLRAHQRDDFRKEVRKAALERTQFVASFAQVTTLTNDDHSRAFLCVEVGAGHKEFQALSQSLSAHLALLRQLPYYPQPRFHISIAWMLTHESSNNVSVERNQNDSVSLTEKETNVYENRPESSTGAVSIDASLVENLQAKFSNQLLSLGKFDVQNVEDTLRDPPPFTIRLPSGFNTMAITEYISELKEFLTSPLVESLVSAHPNEVAAKGSPALSNGSDDGWWEWIGQVDPSRRAALINSLISSATDQTITQQGNHPFQDQELHPTLEHLVVRISQLRLPRTLENIDDILPGSNAHHNSSSSGMSPKKAHEVQRLSSLIDVIYNTSVRGPNRLIVDVGAGQGYLSHKLAAHTGTRVLALDGDQGQTEGAALRGKGLSHAERQRARNRKDALSPGDANPESLAPPPVTHRTLFITSESLLRAIDEWIECLDLDLQGTTPCPVFITGLHACGSLTPAVLRCFVDLCTRFDHRQEVGSNDNKKRWTPVALALVGCCYNLMHDPDLMNLLADFPLSETTARTYPQGAVHHLTQNHLQLAAQCPAQWSRSQSEAERASLARRKIVWRAMLARSIHNSSREPSTESNIPSNRLGRLPDRAYASWEIFVRTACEKMGLTAANSAGYAVDEGSPTFSSETDTLSFQLEVLHILRALVGPVIESLIIVDRTVFLAEKLGAVDESVGFTVRALNVFDQLSSGSARNIALVVEPVNKPSIQV; this is translated from the exons atGGACTATTTACGGGAAGAGGCCGAGGGTATACAGTGGGCACTCTCCTCTCCCACCTCATGTGCCAGTCCCA TCGAATTCGCCGTCGGTTCCTCCCAATGGTCCCTGAAGCCAATCGCCGATTCATCATGTCGCCAAACCCCGTCGATTACACCCCCCGGTGATATACCATCGGGGACAGGCCCGCAATGGACATTTCAACACGTTGATTCGACTTTGCGAAATACGATATTATCTCACGCGAGTCGCGTGTCTGAATCTAGCCCAACGCCTTTTCCCATCTCACGGAAGCCCTCGCTCCCCTCCAGCAAAGAGCGTCCTAGCATAGTCACTGACGCTCCTTCACCCCCAGTATCGGAAATGGGTACCAGAGCGCCCGTCCCCGTTGGACCTACGACGCCAATGTTCCCACCCCGTGAAAGGGTTCGGGGACTGGACTCACCGGTGCTCGGTTTGCTCGATACCCTAATTCCTCTTTCGCCCGCCTTGTCTTCTAGCCAGCTCAGACTTATTCCTCCGCGTGCTTGGTCACCCATGCCCAATAGCCAGCTCTACCCCCCGCCCGCAGGCTCGGGCACATCCACACCTCGCCCATTGCCGACTTTCCATACTGTAGTAAGATCAGATTCCGAGCTCAAAACAGAACAGGAAGAAACACCTTCTCTGCGGCAAACTTTGGACTCGTTGGACCAGCGTCTATGTGAATTACTCGAGGAAAGGATGCTGGTTCAGAACCGATTGGCACGTGCAGCCAGTCGACTATCCCCTATTTCACGACTTCCTCCAGAGTTGATCGCGCGTATCTTTGAGTGTGGTATCAATATAGGTGGAAGGCCTGTACTTGGATCTGGCACACATGGGATATTTATGGACGCCGTGCGAAGGGTTTGTAAGCTGTGGAGAGAAATCGCTGAATCGACTCCG TGCTTGTGGTCGTCCATTATTGTCGATATGCATAATCCCCTTGAAAGTACAGAAATACGTCTCAGGCGATCCCGCTGCGCACCTCTGGATATCCAAGTAGTATTTACGGATCGGATAACCAGTCCAGGGAGTGTCATGGGCATTTTGATGGATGCTTTCGACTTACTCCGGCCTCATATGCAAAGATGGCGATCCCTACGTGTGCAGGTTCCCGGGTACGCACACGCGCGAACCGTCTTGAGATCGTTTTCCGGATCAGTACCACGCTTACAAGAGTTCTCGCTACATGTTAGTACACCAAAGGTGGCGAGAAACATCCGGGAGCTACCATGGATGCTCGAAGAGACCACCTCGCTAACAGCACTCTCTCTGTCATCTGTTGCGTTTGGGTGGGATAATGCGGCTCTCTATTTCAGAAACTTGACAACAATATATCTCAGCGATTATTGGGCCAGCTCTGCACCTTCATCTCTACAGCTTCTCTGTCTCATTGACGCCTGTTCTTCAACTTTAACGGAACTAACCCTTCGTAACATGTCGGATTACGACAATGAAGAAGAGCAGCTTCTCCTTGACGAGCTGCGCTATGCGCCACAAATTAATCTTCCTCGTCTAAAGCGAGCTGTCTTTTATTTCTCGGGTTGTTCAAGATTATCAGTGCTTTTTAGTCGACTTGCTTTACCTTCGTTGGAACACCTTGAAATATCCTACCTAGACGATGCCTCAGTTCCTGTGGGCATGCTCTGCGAACAAAAGGATGGAGGTTTGCCTCTAAAG ACCCTCGTCATTAATTCGTCATTGATCGTGGAGGAGCAGCTAGTCCAGCTGTTGCAGAGAGTTCCTGGTCTCATATCTCTCGAACTGGTGGATTGCGAGGACGTGTCGCCATTTTTATTGAAC GAGCTCTCCAATGCTCAACCTTGGCTTTGTCCAAACCTTCGATTCCTTTCAATCGATGGGTGTACATCTGTCGACTCCCAGGCCGTGAGAATTCTAGTTAGCTCAAGGTTATTGGAAAGCCAAAAGTCCATGAGGCAGAGCGAACTCCGGAATTCAGCTGCACCTATTCAAGAATTGCATATATCCCGTTGCCTTCAGATTTCGCCTGATACAGTCGAATGGCTAAAAAT TTCACCACCATCAACACGCTGTGTCATGCTCCGTGCTCTGGTCGACTACGGTGATGATTCCGAGGATGATAGTAATAACGAAAAGGGACCTGTTGATACGTGTATACCGGACTCGCGTTTAATGAAGCGCAAGAATGATTCAGCACATCAACCGACTACTCCCCCCAAGAAACTCAA AGCTCTGCCAGCATTAGACTCTTCTTTGTTTGCCCCTG CACCCATTGACGACCCATCCAAACACCAGGGCCGAAAAAGAACTATTCC GGGAGCTTCTTGCATTATTGAGGAGCATTGTGAAATCCGCGCAGTCAGATTCGACCGCTTGGCACTCGCTTTTAGAACCTATACCAGGAACAACCA TCTGTCCCGTCCGGTTCCTCTACGAGCACACCAACGTGATGACTTTAGGAAAGAGGTTAGGAAAGCGGCTCTGGAGCGCACTCA ATTTGTTGCATCTTTTGCTCAGGTCACCACATTAACTAATGACGATCATTCTCGAGCATTCCTTTGCGTCGAGGTAGGGGCAGGTCATAAGGAG TTTCAGGCATTATCGCAATCTTTATCAGCCCACTTGGCTTTGCTCAGGCAACTGCCTTACTATCCACAGCCCCGCTTTCATATTTCCATCGCATGGATGTTGACCCACGAATCCTCGAATAACGTATCGGTAGAACGCAATCAAAATGATTCAGTCAGTTTGACCGAGAAAGAGACCAACGTATACGAAAACAGACCAGAGTCTAGTACGGGTGCTGTTTCCATTGATGCCTCGTTGGTTGAAAATCTCCAGGCCAAGTTCTCAAATCAACTGTTAAGTCTAGGAAAGTTTGACGTGCAGAATGTGGAG GATACTCTCAGAGATCCTCCACCCTTCACTATCAGATTACCCAGTGGCTTCAACACTATGGCAATAACGGAATACATCTCCGAGTTAAAAGAGTTTCTTACTTCGCCCTTGGTCGAATCACTTGTGTCGGCTCATCCTAATGAAGTCGCTGCAAAGGGCAGCCCAGCCTTGTCCAACGGTTCTGACGATGGGTGGTGGGAATGGATTGGACAAGTTGATCCAAGCAGGCGTGCAGCATTGATTAATTCACTGATAAGTAGTGCTACTGACCAGACGATCACACAACAAGGCAA CCACCCCTTCCAAGACCAAGAGTTGCACCCCACACTTGAACATTTGGTCGTCCGGATCTCTCAGCTACGATTACCCCGCACCCTGGAAAATATCGACGATATCCTTCCCGGATCGAATGCCCACCATAATAGTAGTAGTAGTGGGATGTCTCCCAAAAAGGCCCACGAAGTCCAGCGACTCAGCAGCCTGATCGACGTAATATACAATACATCCGTTCGAGGCCCCAACAGGCTGATCGTAGACGTGGGAGCGGGGCAAGGCTACCTCTCTCACAAACTAGCGGCGCATACAGGTACTCGCGTTCTAGCCCTGGATGGGGACCAAGGACAAACGGAGGGCGCCGCACTCCGCGGTAAAGGTCTTTCGCACGCGGAACGTCAACGGGCACGGAACCGCAAAGACGCTCTATCTCCTGGCGATGCCAACCCCGAATCTTTGGCTCCTCCACCTGTCACCCACCGAACCCTGTTTATCACATCAGAGTCCTTGCTGCGCGCCATAGACGAGTGGATCGAGTGTCTAGATCTCGATCTGCAGGGGACGACGCCGTGCCCAGTGTTCATTACCGGTTTACACGCATGCGGAAGCCTTACCCCGGCTGTATTACGCTGTTTCGTGGACTTGTGCACCCGATTCGACCATCGGCAGGAAGTGGGGAGCAACGACAACAAGAAGAGGTGGACGCCCGTAGCTCTCGCGCTCGTCGGATGCTGCTACAACTTGATGCACGACCCGG ACTTGATGAATTTGCTAGCAGATTTTCCGCTCTCTGAAACAACGGCTCGGACGTACCCGCAGGGTGCGGTGCACCATCTAACCCAAAACCATCTTCAGTTGGCCGCGCAATGCCCTGCCCAGTGGTCTCGATCTCAGAGCGAAGCGGAACGTGCCAGCCTCGCGAGACGGAAGATTGTGTGGAGAGCTATGCTCGCGCGATCAATTCATAATAGCTCTAGGGAACCCTCTACCGAAAGTAATATACcttccaataggcttggtcGTCTGCCGGACCGTGCTTATGCAAGTTGGGAGATTTTCGTGCGGACGGCGTGCGAGAAAATGGGACTAACGGCTGCGAATTCCGCTGGATATGCAGTGGATGAAGGGAGTCCGACGTTCTCTTCCGAAACAGATACTTTATCGTTCCAACTCGAGGTACTGCACATTCTGCGCGCTCTCGTGGGACCTGTAATAGAAAGCCTAATCATTGTGGACCGGACCGTTTTCCTGGCTGAGAAATTGGGTGCGGTCGACGAATCGGTCGGTTTCACTGTCCGAGCGCTGAATGTGTTCGACCAATTGAGTAGTGGTAGCGCAAGGAATATCGCACTCGTTGTTGAACCCGTAAACAAGCCATCAATACAAGTCTAA
- a CDS encoding modifier of rudimentary (Mod(r)) domain-containing protein: MNTQLIQDFPELANLPREDLEAMLSDPAYFQAIFHSLSHTKALLASQTELGMANEAIAKHNLSLQNELYDLRSTTKDAYDRARDLQNRWAVVDREQREVYQRFTPSFLLMRLRHATTAQDDASEAAAAAFVQSSQTAKPAEATSQELDDFVRDFKELRKVYHKRVFWGDQWNAGKVTWRDD; encoded by the exons ATGAACACCCAATTGATACAAGATTTTCCCGAGCTAGCCAATCTACC ACGTGAAGACCTTGAAGCCATGCTCTCCGATCCTGCAtattttcaggccatattCCACTCGCTCAGCCATACAAAGGCGCTCCTTGCATCCCAGACCGAGCTGGGAATGGCAAATGAAGCAATAGCCA AGCATAACCTCTCTCTTCAGAATGAGCTATACGACCTGCGTTCTACAACCAAGGATGCATATGACAGGGCCAGGGACCTTCAGAATAGATGGGCAGTAGTGGATAGGGAGCAGCGGGAAGTATACCAG CGATTCACTCCATCTTTCCTATTGATGAGACTTCGTCATGCTACAACGGCGCAGGATGATGCCTCGGAGGCGGCTGCGGCCGCGTTCGTGCAATCATCACAGACTGCCAAGCCAGCAGAGGCTACTTCTCAAGAGCTTGATGACTTTGTTCGTGATTTCAAGGAATTACGAAAAGTTTACCACAAACGAGTGTTCTGGGGAGATCAGTGGAACGCTGGAAAGGTGACATGGCGAGACGATTGA
- a CDS encoding COBW/P47K family protein, with product MTDSGVCKFELSSALSHLPQSHTHSHGDGHHTHSHDGLHSHGSGAWTPMEHGHTHEHLEHAGKFAERDMPDYSGRDWKERGFTIGIGGPVGSGKTALTLALCQKLRDKYNIAVTTNDIFTREDQEFLIRNGALPAERIRAIETGGCPHAAIREDVSANLGALEELQAQFGCELLFVESGGDNLAANYSRELADYIIYVIDVSGGDKIPRKGGPGISQSDLLVINKIDLAPYVGASLEVMDRDAAAIRDGGPTVFAAVKHGKGVDDVIEHILGAWRASGAGKGKEKAA from the exons ATGACCGATAGCGGTGTATGCAAGTTTGAGCTCTCGTCCGCACTTTCCCATTTACCTCAGAGCCACACCCATTCG CACGGCGATGGCCATCATACCCACTCTCATGACGGCCTACACTCCCATGGCAGTGGAGCCTGGACCCCTATGGAGCATGGCCACACACATGAGCACCTTGAACACGCTG GAAAGTTTGCGGAGCGGGACATGCCAGATTATTCCGGCCGTGATTGGAAGGAGCGAGGGTTCACGATTGGGATTGGCGG TCCCGTAGGATCAGGCAAAACCGCGCTTACCCTGGCATTATGTCAAAAGTTAAGAGACAAGTACAACATTG CCGTCACAACAAATGACATCTTTACTCGCGAAGACCAAGAGTTTCTGATTCGCAACGGTGCTTTGCCTGCCGAACGTATCCGCGCTATCGAGACGGGAGGGTGTCCCCATGCTGCCATCCGAGAGGACGTCTCAGCGAATTTGGGTGCTTTGGAGGAACTTCAA GCACAATTCGGATGCGAGCTCTTGTTCGTAGAAAGTGGTGGAGACAATCTAGCAGCAAACTACTCACGAGAACTAGCTGACTACATCATTTACGTT ATTGACGTTTCGGGCGGCGACAAGATTCCCAGAAAAGGCGGTCCGGGCATTTCCCAG TCTGATTTGCTTGTAATCAACAAGATCGACCTGGCCCCGTACGTTGGCGCCTCACTTGAGGTAATGGATCGCGACGCTGCAGCCATACGCGACGGTGGTCCAACAGTCTTTGCAGCAGTGAAACATGGGAAAGGAGTGGACGACGTGATAGAGCACATCTTAGGAGCCTGGAGAGCGAGTGGGGCAGGAAAGGGAAAAGAGAAAGCTGCCTGA